The following coding sequences lie in one Yamadazyma tenuis chromosome 3, complete sequence genomic window:
- the POL3 gene encoding DNA-directed DNA polymerase delta (EggNog:ENOG503NUXQ; COG:L) — protein MSKRPLNAPSESAHSMPVANQALYPVVEHLTESQESTLKKLKRDTNMEEPTTFEKELVNMTASAGAEDQEHQKWDRPPLDPDFFNHDISFQQLDAEETHLNDDTIARFFGITDKGNSILCNVTGFLHYLYVPVPRGFSVDDNMNTFKNYLTNSFEGIRAIEVSAKESIWGFNNNIKVPFFKIFVNNARNISRLRGMFERGEVHFEELFPMGTVTYDNINYLLRLMVDCKITGMSWITLPKGKYHLQKDENLFQSTCQIECSINYKDLVTHASEGEWLKMAPLRILSFDIECAGRKGIFPEAEHDQVIQIANVVSNYGEPKPFVRNVFTVNSCSPIIGSQIFSHEKEDEMFMHWKEFVLKVDPDVIIGYNTSNFDLPYLLDRARALHLPKFPYFGRMKQIKQEVKDSVFSSRAYGTRENKVINIEGRMQLDLLQFVQREYKLRSYTLNSVSAEFLGEQKEDVHHSIITDLQNGDAETRRRLAVYCLKDAYLPLRLVEKLMCLVNYTEMARVTGVPFSYLLSRGQQIKVISQLFRKCLEQDIVIPNMKSEGTNEEYEGATVIEPSRGYYDVPITTLDFSSLYPSIMMAHNLCYTTLLNKQTIKTFGLNEDDYILTPNGDYFVKDNKRQGILPTILNELLTARKKAKADLKKETDPFRKSVLNGRQLALKISANSVYGFTGATIGKLPCLAISSSTTAFGRVMIEKTKNEVEEFYSKKNGFDYDAKVVYGDTDSVMIKFGYTDLSKCMELGEQAAEYVSSKFKNPIKLEFEKCYYPYLLINKKRYAGLYWTNPNKFDKMDTKGIETVRRDNCRLVQNVITKVLVLILEERDVGKAERFVKQTIADLLQNRVDLSQLVITKAYSKQDYAAKQAHIVLAEKMRKRDAGSAPTLGDRVAYVIINGPAGAKNYDKSEDPLYVLENSLPIDVNYYLENQLSKPLMRIFEPIMGDKKAKELLTGDHTRTVKRAAPKSGGLLKFARKAETCKNCKTPLKPHNKGLLCENCIEEGPRLYCSSLAQMNYLENKFSRLWTECQRCQGSLHQEVLCSNNDCPIFYMRKKAQKDVFIQGQELSKWKDTIW, from the coding sequence ATGTCTAAAAGACCTTTAAATGCCCCCTCGGAGCTGGCTCACTCGATGCCCGTCGCCAACCAGGCGTTGTACCCGGTGGTGGAGCACTTGACAGAGTCGCAGGAGCTGACTTTAAAAAAGTTAAAACGAGACACCAACATGGAAGAACCAACCACCTTTGAAAAAGAATTGGTCAACATGACAGCAAGTGCTGGAGCCGAGGACCAGGAGCATCAGAAATGGGACAGACCTCCGCTTGATCCAGACTTTTTCAACCATGACATAAGTTTCCAGCAGTTGGATGCTGAAGAAACCCATCTCAATGATGATACAATTGCCAGATTTTTTGGTATTACAGATAAAGGGAACTCCATCTTGTGTAACGTGACTGGATTCTTGCATTACTTGTACGTTCCAGTTCCAAGAGGGTTTTCTGTTGATGACAACATgaacaccttcaagaattACCTCACGAATTCCTTTGAAGGTATAAGAGCTATTGAGGTTTCAGCAAAGGAGTCTATTTGGGGATTTAATAACAATATCAAGGTtccatttttcaagatcttcgTCAACAATGCTAGAAACATTTCCCGGTTACGGGGGATGTTCGAAAGGGGTGAGGTCCATTTTGAGGAGCTTTTTCCGATGGGAACCGTCACGTACGATAACATTAATTACTTATTGAGATTGATGGTAGACTGCAAAATTACCGGAATGTCATGGATAACGTTACCCAAAGGCAAGTATCACCTACAGAAAGATGAGAACTTATTCCAATCGACTTGTCAGATTGAGTGTTCTATCAACTATAAAGACTTAGTGACCCATGCATCGGAAGGAGAATGGTTGAAAATGGCTCCTTTACGTATTTTGTCGTTCGATATCGAGTGTGCTGGAAGAAAAGGTATCTTCCCCGAGGCAGAGCATGATCAAGTAATTCAAATTGCCAACGTTGTCCTGAACTACGGAGAACCTAAACCATTCGTGAGAAATGTATTTACAGTCAACTCATGTTCGCCTATTATTGGGTCTCAGATCTTCTCCCACGAAAAAGAGGATGAAATGTTCATGCATTGGAAAGAGTTTGTCTTGAAAGTTGACCCAGATGTAATTATTGGTTATAACACTTCCAATTTTGATTTACCTTATTTATTGGACAGAGCAAGAGCTTTACACTTGCCAAAATTCCCTtattttggaagaatgAAACAGATCAAACAAGAAGTAAAGGATTCTGTTTTCAGTTCCAGAGCTTATGGTACCAGAGAAAACAAGGTCATAAATATCGAAGGAAGAATGCAATTGGACTTGTTGCAGTTCGTTCAGAGAGAATACAAATTGAGAAGTTACACATTGAACTCTGTATCGGCTGAATTCTTAGGtgaacaaaaagaagatgTACACCACTCTATTATCACGGATTTACAAAACGGTGACGCTGAAACTAGAAGAAGGTTGGCTGTCTATTGCTTGAAAGATGCCTATTTGCCCTTAAGattggttgaaaaattgatgTGCTTAGTCAACTACACAGAAATGGCCAGAGTCACAGGTGTTCCGTTCTCATATTTGTTATCTAGAGGTCAGCAGATCAAAGTCATATCTCAGTTATTCAGAAAGTGTCTAGAGCAAGACATTGTGATCCCGAATATGAAAAGCGAAGGAACAAATGAGGAATATGAAGGGGCAACGGTTATTGAGCCTCTGAGAGGTTATTATGATGTTCCTATTACCACATTAGATTTCAGTTCTTTGTATCCTTCTATTATGATGGCACATAACTTGTGTTATACTACGTTGCTTAATAAGCAAACCATCAAAACATTTGGGTTAAACGAAGATGACTATATCTTAACTCCCAATGGAGATTACTTTGTTAAAGACAATAAAAGGCAAGGCATTTTACCCACGATTTTGAATGAGTTGTTGACTGCTAGAAAGAAAGCAAAGGCggatttgaagaaggaaacTGATCCTTTCAGAAAGTCCGTCTTAAACGGTAGACAATTAGCCTTGAAGATTTCTGCCAACTCTGTCTATGGTTTCACTGGTGCAACCATCGGTAAGTTACCTTGTTTGGCTATCTCTTCATCGACCACAGCCTTTGGAAGAGTCATGATCGAGAAGACCAAGAATGAGGTTGAAGAGTTCTATTCCAAGAAAAATGGGTTTGATTACGATGCTAAAGTCGTCTATGGTGATACAGATTCGGTCATGATCAAGTTTGGATATACTGATTTGCTGAAGTGTATGGAATTGGGAGAGCAAGCAGCTGAATATGTTTCATCCAAATTTAAGAATCCGATCAAATTGGAGTTCGAAAAGTGTTACTATCCATACTTATTGATTAACAAGAAGAGATATGCCGGTTTATATTGGACGAATCCCAATAAGTTTGATAAAATGGATACAAAGGGTATTGAAACAGTCCGGAGAGACAACTGTAGATTAGTTCAAAACGTCATCACGAAGGTTTTGGTATTAATCTTAGAAGAAAGAGATGTGGGGAAGGCAGAAAGGTTTGTTAAACAAACAATTGCTGACTTGTTGCAAAACAGGGTAGATCTATCTCAGTTGGTTATAACTAAGGCCTATTCCAAGCAGGATTACGCTGCTAAGCAAGCACACATTGTGTTGGCAGAAAAGATGCGTAAAAGAGATGCCGGTTCTGCCCCAACGTTAGGTGACAGAGTTGCATATGTTATCATCAATGGTCCAGCCGGTGCCAAAAACTATGATAAATCAGAAGATCCCTTATatgttttggaaaactccTTGCCTATTGATGTTAACTACTACTTGGAGAACCAATTATCCAAGCCTTTGATGAGAATTTTTGAACCTATTATGGGGGATAAAAAGGCTAAGGAATTGTTGACTGGTGACCATACCAGAACCGTGAAGAGAGCTGCTCCGAAGAGTGGTGGTTTACTAAAATTTGCCAGAAAGGCAGAAACATGTAAGAACTGTAAGACTCCTTTAAAGCCTCACAACAAGGGCTTGCTTTGTGAGAACTGTATTGAGGAAGGACCAAGGTTATATTGTAGTTCTTTGGCTCAGATGAACtatttggaaaacaagttCTCTAGGTTATGGACCGAATGTCAAAGATGTCAGGGGTCTTtacatcaagaagttttgtGCTCTAATAATGATTGTCCCATTTTTTACATGAGAAAGAAGGCCCAGAAGGATGTATTTATTCAAGGACAGGAGTTAAGCAAATGGAAGGATACCATTTGGTGA
- the NUT1 gene encoding mediator complex subunit (EggNog:ENOG503NYHQ; COG:K), giving the protein MRPIERLLHLSNRRNVSDKQFLHLFKQLDGKTPVTAGEFVDLLEDSSNERYLTVVSLIKLNSFWKAVAKLPTNQQVRILRKYHLKIHLITDVEAFLPIFVEYSEHVLDQNNEELLNELIFNWGTLISKFSLKDKEVVKVFVTKLMSFLNANNYTKQFEYCSNKFTTSKQNLTIQPRLNNLNLNVNSKNHSSYESIKIFFYFNEMFKSYQVPDNEKLFKNFNEVFKGDCYKLIYSMFNGIYLSEQAKQPSFVKNNWLNFLSSRVPKLILLYKVDNLEDTINKAFENFDNFDKINTNLKQYFIKSLIFNKILSIKSFHRFFPNEGKVNQQTLIHEMSNVNSSENFQDNLNDKLYSINCEFISIDESNLMEYLDTTINKVEFSMQKQVDLISTMKNMMDLLVDEQSLEKLNRLLLILLKSPKLFQVFMFNLSDREIIFKLIKLLDNDSFKLNDNNEGSFQEFFSYFGVLLLFIMQCSEYINMDFNMKNSFTSTYLHNYNLNYTNLTPVFNEEVENDKTIASNYNSLINDWINSLFDEAEGLSDDLIKSIDVKQVYQLIPLIYQQAVIAFINGKINLKILNNGLDYLSQNFLLPCSVSIVKWILSKISLKNKNLNNYLTVLKEIMKIISKVKDESSNELKLTAEVVLNFIIQLAVSELRYLNIPGNLINNDMLTEQIRLSEAPAKVNSLCFEVFETNLIKALNGNEADFELINYYVYSSDSMIKDLLITLNTSNTSIKTNNENLKLVIDFVIFINLNRTIKSEPVKQFWINKFSSLKIDTSKYDFNTTFEKNIDYHFSTIFNVDGNDDGNEDLEEGNADELFEPISFDYCLNEMAKASNDLTEFLYIVQRFQDLSENKSFLSSINLIHTKLLNDLKSFQC; this is encoded by the coding sequence ATGCGTCCCATTGAGAGACTATTGCACCTCTCCAACCGGAGGAACGTGTCAGACAAGcagtttcttcatctaTTCAAGCAGCTTGATGGAAAAACCCCGGTGACGGCTGGAGAGTTTGTTGACCTATTGGAAGACTCAAGCAATGAAAGGTACTTGACAGTGGTATCTCTAATCAAATTAAATCTGTTCTGGAAAGCTGTTGCCAAGCTCCCGACAAACCAACAGGTGCGGATCTTACGAAAGTACCATTTGAAGATTCATCTCATCACCGATGTGGAGGCCTTTTTGCCGATATTTGTGGAATACTCTGAACATGTTTTGGATCAGAATAACGAAGAACTcttgaacgagttgatATTCAATTGGGGGACTTTGATTCTGAAATTCTCCTTGAAAGACAAGGAAGTGGTCAAGGTCTTTGTTACAAAGTTGATGTCGTTCCTCAATGCCAACAACTATACGAAGCAGTTTGAATACTGTAGTAACAAGTTCACTACCAGCAAACAGAATTTGACTATACAGCCGAgattgaacaacttgaacctTAATGTGAATTCTAAGAATCATTCCAGCTACGAAAgcatcaagatctttttTTACTTTAACGAGATGTTCAAAAGCTACCAGGTTCCCGATAATGAAAAgctcttcaagaacttcaatgaaGTGTTCAAAGGAGACTGCTATAAGTTGATTTACTCGATGTTCAATGGTATATATTTGTCTGAACAGGCCAAACAACCGTCTTTTGTGAAAAACAACTGGTTGAACTTTTTGAGTTCACGGGTGCCAAAATTGATACTATTGTACAAAGTAGACAATTTGGAAGATACTATCAATAAGGcgtttgaaaactttgacAATTTTGATAAAATCAATACGAACTTGAAACAGTATTTTATTAAATCATtaattttcaacaagatcttgtccATAAAGTCTTTCCATAGGTTTTTCCCCAACGAAGGAAAGGTAAACCAGCAAACTTTGATACATGAAATGTCGAACGTCAACTCATCAGAAAACTTTCAAGACAATCTTAATGACAAACTATACAGCATCAACTGTGAATTCATTTCTATTGACGAATCCAACCTAATGGAGTATCTCGATACCACCATCAATAAAGTTGAGTTTTCGATGCagaaacaagttgatttgaTATCAACCATGAAGAATAtgatggacttgttggtggatgagCAGAGCTTAGAAAAATTGAACagattgttgttgatattaCTAAAAAGCCCTAAATTATTCCAGGTCttcatgttcaacttgtctgACAGGGAGATCatattcaagttgataaaaCTTCTCGATAACgactcgttcaagttgaatgacAACAATGAAGGATCCTTCCAAGAATTTTTTTCCTACTTTGGAGTGCTTTTGTTGTTCATTATGCAATGTTCTGAGTATATCAATATGGATTTCAATATGAAGAACTCATTCACCTCAACTTATTTGCATAATTATAACTTAAACTACACCAACCTAACACCAGTTTTCAATGAAGAGGTGGAAAATGATAAGACAATTGCCAGTAACTATAACAGTTTGATCAACGATTGGATAAACTCATTGTTTGACGAAGCGGAAGGATTATCtgatgacttgatcaagtcaattGATGTGAAACAGGTTTATCAATTGATCCCTTTAATTTATCAGCAAGCGGTGATTGCATTCATCAACGGgaagatcaacttgaagatacTAAACAATGGTTTGGACTACCTCTCccaaaacttcttgttacCTTGCAGTGTGTCAATAGTCAAGTGGATTCTAAGTAAAAtaagcttgaagaacaaaaattTGAACAACTATTTAACGGTTCTAAAGGAAATAATGAAAATAATTCTGAAGGTCAAAGATGAATCAAGTAATGAATTGAAGCTTACCGCTGAGGTAGTATTGAATTTTATTATACAGTTGGCGGTTTCTGAGTTACGGTACCTTAATATTCCCGGAAACCTTATAAACAATGACATGCTTACTGAACAAATAAGATTACTGGAAGCACCCGCCAAAGTTAACAGTTTATGCTttgaagtgtttgaaaCCAATTTGATAAAAGCTTTGAATGGCAATGAGGCTGACTTCGAGCTCATAAACTACTACGTGTATTCCAGCGATTCCATGATCAAAGACCTCTTAATCACCCTTAACACATCGAATACCAGCATCAAAACTAACAATGAGAACCTCAAACTTGTCATTGACTTTGTGATTTTCATAAACTTGAACAGGACCATCAAATCAGAACCTGTCAAGCAATTTTggatcaacaagttttcttcattgaagATTGACACCAGCAAGTACGATTTCAACACAACATTTGAGAAGAATATTGACTACCATTTTTCGACCATTTTCAATGTTGATGGTAACGACGATGGAAATGAGGATTTAGAAGAAGGGAATGCTGACGAGTTGTTTGAGCCCATTTCTTTCGACTACTGCTTAAACGAAATGGCTAAAGCATCAAATGACCTTACCGAATTTCTTTATATAGTGCAAAGATTCCAAGACCTACTGGAAAATAAGTCGTTCTTGCTGTCAATTAACTTGATCCATaccaagcttttgaacgaTCTCAAAAGCTTCCAGTGTTAA
- a CDS encoding uncharacterized protein (EggNog:ENOG503NYKI; COG:C) has product MANELSSKKSLAAGGLAGLTSSVMLQPFDLLKTRLQQQKQHNLNYNTTLVKEIRKLKNFKELWRGVLPSCLRTSMGSAIYLTLLLKSRFYLSSFKIDSTVLPSSSILPKLSHLQNLSVGFVVRAIAGYITMPITIIKTRYESNIYSYNSMYESVEGIYFDGKNSPGTIRNFFKGSLVTLSRDCPYAGLYVLFYEWFKTDLYRIASRSHQDHLKGGVTNSASAVLAASLATTITAPFDAIKTRMQLSSTHASISQTMKILVSEPGGMRNLFKGLSLRLSRKGLSAGISWCIYEELLKRL; this is encoded by the coding sequence ATGGCAAATGAACTTTCGAGCAAAAAGTCACTTGCGGCTGGAGGCCTAGCAGGCTTGACATCATCAGTGATGCTCCAACCGTTTGATTTGCTCAAAACTCGCTTGCAGCAACAAAAACAGCACAATCTTAACTACAACACTACTCTTGTCAAAGAGATTCgcaagttgaaaaacttcaaggaACTCTGGCGTGGGGTACTCCCTTCTTGTCTTCGAACATCGATGGGCTCGGCCATCTACTTGACacttttgttgaagtcccGGTTCTATTTGTCAAGTTTTAAGATCGATTCCACCGTTCTACCGTCGTCGAGCATTCTTCCTAAGCTCTCACACCTCCAGAATCTAAGCGTAGGGTTCGTGGTTCGTGCCATCGCTGGCTACATCACCATGcccatcaccatcatcaagaCGCGGTACGAGTCCAACATCTATAGCTACAACTCGATGTACGAGAGTGTTGAAGGCATCTACTTTGACGGCAAAAATCTGCCAGGAACCATAAGaaatttcttcaaaggaAGCTTGGTGACCCTCTCACGAGACTGCCCGTATGCCGGACTCTACGTGTTGTTCTACGAGTGGTTCAAAACAGATTTGTACCGCATAGCATCGAGGTCGCACCAGGATCATCTCAAGGGAGGAGTCACCAACTCGGCATCCGCCGTATTGGCAGCCTCCTTGGCCACGACCATCACCGCCCCATTCGACGCCATCAAGACCCGCATGCAGTTGTCATCCACCCATGCCTCCATTTCCCAAACAATGAAGATTCTTGTGTCTGAACCTGGAGGCATGCgcaatctcttcaaaggATTGAGCTTACGGCTCAGCAGAAAGGGATTGAGTGCTGGAATCAGCTGGTGCATTTATGAGGAGCTTCTCAAGAGGTTGTAG
- the PEX14 gene encoding peroxisomal membrane protein pex14 (BUSCO:EOG092643S6; COG:M,O,U; EggNog:ENOG503NZWU): MNEDLVQSAVSFLKDPNVTSSPLNKKVEFLQTKGLNEQEIEEALNRANASSNPSTSIAQPSSVGSSAHTHAPASFGPPIDYYNVPPAIPDRTWKDYFIMATATAGVTYGLYQVVSRYVIPSLIPPTQSSIDADKQQIDEEFVKIDKLLEQLASEQKEIKQSNEEKLSEIDDAINNVNDFLTKYNKDKLVFDDDLRLMKLEIDNLKNSVEKNLNLTKDNVKDDLSNINEELISLKNLIKLRSSKDIERKITPVSSIPSASEILKKAKKSVPAAIVTQEPPTVQQATEASPVPVPAPAPAAAPKENGVRFSEATSLNGVTAGGIPEWQMKHKLKEQEQMEQEKVIKDTIDNVGVPAWQLNQS, encoded by the coding sequence ATGAATGAAGATTTGGTGCAAAGCGCCGTCAGCTTCCTCAAGGACCCTAATGTCACCAGCTCCCCCTTGAACAAAAAGGTGGAGTTTTTGCAGACCAAGGGACTAAATGAGCAGGAAATCGAAGAGGCCCTCAACCGAGCCAACGCCAGCTCCAACCCTTCTACATCCATTGCTCAACCGTCGTCTGTGGGCTCGTCTGCGCACACACACGCACCGGCCTCGTTCGGGCCTCCTATCGACTACTATAACGTGCCGCCAGCGATTCCCGACAGAACCTGGAAAGACTATTTCATCATGGCCACTGCCACGGCAGGCGTCACCTACGGGTTATACCAAGTGGTGTCTCGGTACGTCATTCCAAGCCTTATTCCACCTACTCAGAGCAGTATTGATGCCGACAAGCAACAAATCGACGAAGAGTTTGTGAAGATCgataagttgttggagcAATTGGCCAGTGAGCAGAAGGAAATCAAGCAGAGCAACGAAGAAAAGCTTCTGGAAATTGACgatgccatcaacaacgtcaatgacttcttgaccaagtacAACAAggacaagttggtgtttgacGACGACTTGCggttgatgaagttggaaattgataatttgaagaactcgGTGGAGAAAAATCTAAACTTGACCAAGGACAACGTGAAGGATGATTTATCCAATATCAACGAGGAGTTGATcagcttgaagaacctcATCAAGTTAAGGTCCTCGAAGGATATAGAGAGAAAAATTACACCTGTGAGCTCGATTCCATCGGCATctgagatcttgaagaaggccaaAAAGTCTGTACCTGCCGCCATTGTCACCCAGGAGCCACCAACAGTCCAGCAGGCCACGGAGGCGTCGCCTGTGCCGGTGCCAGCACCCGCTCCTGCCGCTGCCCCCAAAGAAAATGGGGTGAGGTTTTCTGAGGCTACCAGCTTAAACGGGGTGACAGCTGGAGGAATCCCCGAATGGCAGATGAAACATAAGTTAAAGGAACAGGAACAAATGGAGCAAGAGAAAGTCATCAAAGACACCATCGACAACGTCGGGGTTCCAGCATGGCAGTTAAATCAATCGTGA